A genomic window from Antedon mediterranea chromosome 4, ecAntMedi1.1, whole genome shotgun sequence includes:
- the LOC140047966 gene encoding uncharacterized protein, producing the protein MASDEEGSSRSDKVKLKCFFQIYKHSNEIISPITEIRWNKVLLCSKSWIKLDGDGKEIAIHLTELLGMSDEGKSLDDVVREHPGLGFHATCYRRYTDTSRLKKIRRVEEEAQDGLS; encoded by the exons ATGGCGTCCGACGAGGAAGGATCTTCTCGCTCAGACAAAGTAAAGTTGAAATGTTTTTTCCAAATTTACAAGCATTCAAATGAAATTATCAGTCCAATTACTGAGATTCGATGGAATAAAGTGTTGCTCTGTTCAAAGAGTTGGATAAAATTAGATGGAGACGGCAAGGAAATCGCCATACATTTGACGGAGCTTCTTGGTATGTCTGATGAAGGTAAATCGCTTGACGATGTCGTACGCGAGCATCCAGGCTTAGGTTTTCATGCTACCTGTTACAGGCGATATACTGATACATCTCGACTAAAAAAG ATCAGACGTGTTGAAGAAGAAGCTCAGGATGGATTATCCTAA